Genomic DNA from Salinibacter pepae:
GGACGATGCCGTACTTCGGCTGAAGGGCCTCCGCGATGATGACGTCGGGGAAGCGAATGTAGTCGAAGTGAATGCCGTCCAGCCCGTCGATGGAGGTGATCTCCTCAACACGCCGCTCGATGAAGTCTTGGGCCCCGGGGCGATTGGGACACGTGAACTTGTAGTAGTCGACGTATGCCGGATTGTCGACCGCCGACTCTCCGTTCCGGTTCACCACGAACCACTCCTTGTGTTGGTTGACGATCTCGGGGATGGTGCAGGGCATCGATACCATCCACCCGTGCACCTCCAGGCCCACCTCCTTCGCCGGGGGGAGAATGGTTTCGAGCCACTCGCCCTCGACCGGGAGAAAGTCGCTCCCGTAGTAGGCCGCACTGTTGGTGTACACCTGCGGCAGGATCGCGTCGATGTTGTGCGCCCGCAGGCGCTCGAAGCGTCGCCTCCACTCGTCGGGGGAGACATCGAGCTCCGGGGTCATCCACACCCAGTTCGTCGGGGCCGAGTCGGGCCCCGACGGGTCGCTCGCGTTCGTCGAGGCGGAGGGGACGCGGGCGGGCGGGGTCGAAAATCCTGTGGCGGCTGCGCCGAGGGCACCCGCCCCCAGGGTCTTCAGAAATGTGCGTCGCTCTGGCATGGGCAAAGGCGTGCGGTCCAACGGGCGGACCCGCCCCCACGGTGATCAACGCGCGGGACGGGGCCGCGGGCGAAAAGCGAACCGTCAAACTACGGCCCAATGGCCGGACCATACACCCTAGACCGCCCGAAACCGCTTCCAAACTTCCTCCTCCCCCAGTCGCCGCCCTATTCCTCCTGCACGAGCCAGGCCCGGTCGATCGCCCCGTCGGTCACGCGGTACAGCAGCACCTGAGACAAGGGCGTCTCGCGGCCGGGCAGGTTTCGGATGGTCTCGTGGGCAGTGAAGGTGGGGCCCACGGTCGTGTGGTAGTGAAACTCGGAGTGCAGGTTGGTCGCCCCCTCAAGAAGAGGCCGGTACTGCGTCGCAAGGGTGTCGCGCCCCTCCATCACGAGCGTGTTGGGGGGGCGGTACACCTTCACGTCGTCGGCGAGTGCGTCGAGAAAGGCGCCCGGATCGTGGGTGTTGTACGCATTGTGCAACTGGAACACCACCTCTGCCGGCGTCCGCGGCACGAGCCTGTCGGGGGCGTACAGGCGTCCCTCCTTCACGACCCGGTGGATGGACATGACGTGTTTGATGTCCGCGAAGGGGTCGCGGTTGAGCACCACGAGGTCCGCCATCATTCCGTCCCCAATCCGCCCGAGGTCGTCCCGCCCCATGAGCCGGGCCCCGCCCGCCGTCGCCGTTGCCAGAATCTCGCGGGGCGTGAGGCCGGCCGTGCGCATCAGCTCAAACTCGCGGACGAGGGCCGGGCCGTGCGGCGTCCCGATATTGCCCGCGTCGGTGCCGGCCACGACGTCGATGCCGGCTTCGTGGAGCCGCTTCAGGTTGCGCATGGCCGTGGTGTCGGACGGCACCGTCGGGGCCTGCCGGATGCGCCGGCGGAGGCCGGTCGGGACGAGCGAATCCGGAAGCGTGCGCAGGTCGGTGAGGGAGCTGATCACGTCCTTCTGCCCGATGCGATGCTCGGCGAGCGTCAGGTCGAGCTGCTGGGCAAACGTTTCGCCGTAGCGTTCGCCCACCACGAGCGTCGGCGTGTAGAGCACGTCGTTCTCCCGAAGGAGCTGCACGAAGGCGTCGTCGACCGGCTGGTCGGACACACTGTGCACGAGGATGTCCGCCCCGGCCTCAACGGCCGCCCGGGCGGTCGCCAGCGCGGTGGCGTGGACGGCCACCCGGATGCCCGCGTTGTGGGCCTCGTCGATGGTCGCCTCCACGACCGGGCGGTAGTCGGCCGGGGTCTCGTCCCCGCCCACGATGTACCAGATCTTGATGAGATCCACCCCGGCCATGATTTGGTCGCGGACCTCTTTCCGGGCCGCCTCCGGCGTCGTGATCTGCAGGATGGGCGGATCGCCCTCGTCGAGCGACGGACGCGCCACGCTGGAGAGGAGCGGGCCCGCCGTCACGACCGTCGGGGCCACGGCCGCGGTGTCGGCGCGGGCCCGCACGTCGAGGTTCCACATCGGCCCGCCCACGTCCACCACGCTCGTGATGCCGCTGCGCAGGTAGCGCCGGAAGGTGTCGGGGAGCCGCTCCTTGATGCGGCGCAGCTCTTCGGCGTAGGGGCGTTCGGCGCGCAGGTCGATCACGTCGGGGCGCGTGTAGAGCCCGCCGCTCTGGAAGAAGTGGACGTGCCCGTCCACGAGGCCCGGGATCACGTACTTGTCGGGCATCTCGTGCACGGTCGCCCCGGGGGGCACCGCCACCTCGCTCGACGGCCCCACCGCGGCGATGCGACCGCCCTCCCACAGGACCGTCGCGTCCTCAATCACCGTCGAGTCGGCCGGGTTGAGGGCCGTGGGGCCGACCAGGGCCGTGGGCTGGGCCGCAACAGGCCCGACCCCGAGCAGAAAAAGGAAAGCAAGCGTCCAGCGTTGAATGGGAAAGGAGGCCATCGGGGTCTACTGGGGCTCAGAATTTTACTCGATCCATCGAGCGAGTTCGTCTTCACTCGTCTCTCCCGCCGCTACTTGTTCCACAATCTGCACCATCTCGGCCTCGTCCGGACCAAACGGATATCCATTCCTCGCGAGAAACGCCCGGACCGTGAGGAGACCCGTTCGCGTATTCCCGTCGACGAACGGATGATTCCGAACGATGCCGTGGCAGTACACTGCGGCGAGCTCAGAGGGCGGCGGCTCCGCGAACGCATGCCGATTTCGGTCGATCAAGGGCGCTTTCCAGCCGCCCCTCCTTCCGAAGGCCCGTCGTTCCCCCGAACCGACGGAGCGTCTCGGCGTGCATCGCCCGTACAAACCTCTTCGAGAGCCACGCCGGCTCGTTGTTCTGGGCATCCTCCATGACTCATCACGCAAGCTCGCGGAAGGCATTTCGATGTGGGCGCATAAACTCGCGCGCGTCTTCCATTGCCTCCGCAAACTCCGGGTCGTACGGCGTGAGCTGACCCCCATCCGGCGTCTGGATGGCGAAGAGCTCGTCCCCGTCTTCCACATCCAGATCTTCCAGGGTCGAAGTGGGGAGAATCACACCGAGCGAGTTCCCAATTTCGCGGACTTTCAGTGTGTCGGACATGCCGGGCGCTTTGATGACCGAAGGACTGTCCTCCCAAAACTCACAACGCCCCCATCTGGCTACAGGATCCCACCGAGGCCCACTCGAATCCCGAGTACGGAATATCCTTGGTCCAATGAATTCAGAACATTCCCTTTTCACAGCGTCCCGCCCTACGGCTCGCTCTTCTCCGGCCTCGTCTCATCCACCAGCCGCGCCAGGGCATCGTCGAGCGCCCACTTGAGGATCACGCCGCTGTGCTCGTACCGGATGCGCCCTTGCTTGTCGATCAGGTACGTCCGCGGCACCGCCTCCCCCGGAAAGTGACGCGCCGCCACCGCCGGGTTGGCAATCTGTGGAAAGTTGATCCCCTGTTTCTCCACGAACGGACGCACCGCGTCCGCCCCGTCCCGGTCCACCGCGATCCCGACGAACTGCACGCCCGCGTCCGCAAACTCGCGCTGCAGGTCCACGAAGCCGGGCATCTCCACGCGGCACGGCGGGCACCACGTGGCCCACACGTTCACCACCACGACCGTCCCGCGGTGGTCCTCGAGCCGAAAGCGATCGCCCGCCAGCGTCTCGGCCGCCACCGTCGGCGCCGGACGCCCCTCGTCGGCCAGGTCGATGCTCGGCATGTACTGCTGATAGACGTAGATCCCCATCACCAGGAGCACGGGCCAGTGCCAGTAGGCCTTGGTGTAGGCCCAGACGGTGTGCCAGGGGGAGCGGTCGCGATCGGAATCCGGCATACGGGCGAATCCGGGGGGGGTCGGTGCGCGGGCGTTGAGGGACAAGGCCGAGACGCAGCTATGTAAGCACGCAGAAATACGTTTATTCGAGGGTCATTCTGAGCGACCGACGACCGGAGGGAAGAGCGAGTCGACGAATCTTACTGGGTCCAGCGCGAACGCTGATTTGGGCATATACCGGCCTGAAGGTCGCCTCTGCTGATCTTCGAAGAGATTGATTTCATCAGTCGCTTCGATCGCGTCTCGACCCCGCTTCGCTGCGCTCGGAATGACTTGTTGGGAAGGGTCTTTTGCGTGTCTACTTACAACGTCTCTCGCAGGAGCGCCTCCAGCAGGGGACGGATCCGGTCCTCGGTGGTCATGCCCGGAATGTGCTTGCGGATCTGCCCGTCCGGGCCGATCACGAACGTCATGGGCAGCCCCCGCACCCCGCCGTATTTCTCCGCGATGGCGCCGTCGCCCAGCCCAATCGGGTAGTTGATGTTCATTTTCTCGGCAAAGGCCCGCACCTCCTCGGGGCCGGCGCTCCGTTCGAGCGCCACGCCCACGAACTGGAGGCCCCGGTCGCCGAGGTCGTTCTGCAGCGACACGAAGTCCGGAATTTCGCGGCGGCACGGCGGGCACCATGTCGCCCAGAAGTTGAGCACGATGACCTCGCCACGGTGGTCGCCGAGGCGGAAGGTGTCGCCGTCCAGGGTGTTGAGGGCAAAATTGGGGGCGTCCTGTGCGGTGTCGCCCCCCGTTGTTTGGGCAGGCGAGGCGGGCTGTTCGGCCATCACGAGGGCCACGAGCCCCCCGACGACGAGCAGACCCGCTGCGAACGAGCCCACCCAGTTGGGAAAAGAAAAGGATAGCATGGGGATACAGGAGTCGTCTCCAAAGAATCGAACCGAGAACGAGCCGACCGGGCGGCCGGCGCACGACCCTCCGGCGCCAGCGGAGGGCGGACGGAGACGACTAAATTTGGAGGACGACCGGACGCAAGGCGTCCAGCGTTGGCGAGATGGGCGGTGACGGGGGCCGCTGCGCATCCAGGCGGACGGGGGGAAGCTCGGCGGAGGCCTCTCCAATCGCCTCGCCCCCCGACAGGCCGTCGAGCGAATTCGCTGTCCCCTCCGGCGACACCGCACGAACCATTGCCCCGGCGTCCGTCGCCGAACAGGACCACTGCGCGCTCGACGCGACGGTCGTTACGACGGGCGCCGACGCCGCGTCGGCGCCTCCCCCGGCCCCGAGGCACGGCGTAGCGGCCTGCGCCAGGGGCCCCATAACCAAGATGAGGCCAAGGGCGACGGCCCAGCGGCCCATGGTACTGGACGACCGGAGGCGGTGCATGCCAACAGGGGAAGTTGATACAAGGTGCTAGACAAACCTTTGGTTGACAGATCGGGTTCCTCCGTCGGCCCTGCACGTCCCTGAACTCCACCCGGTTCGGCCCGGTAGGACCGCCCTCGGTCCGTCATGCCAAGCCCCCTCTTTCCTATGCCGTCGCCCTCGCCGGTCACCTCGCTCCGTTCGTCGGGCCGTACGCCGCTCCTGTTCACCGTCAACATGGGACTGGAGGACGTGGTCGTGGACGAGTTTCGGGAGCGGGCGGCGGCTGCAGGCCTCAACGTGATCAACACCGACGACGCCCCCTTCGGCCTGCAGAGCTACGCCCTCGTGGGGGTCGACGCGGCCCCCGACGATGTCCTCGACGTGGCCCGCCGGATGCGCTTGGTGCACCACGTGTTGGCGCCCCTCTACACGTTCACGCTCCCTGCGGACGGGGAGGATGCCCTCCAGGCGATCCACGACACGGTGGCAACGCTCGACGTCGATGCGATGGAGACCGCGGACACCTTCCGCGCCTCGTCGGTCCGGCAGGGCGAGCACGACTTCACGAGCGTCGACGTGCAGACGCGGGCGGGCGGGGCCCTCGATGCCCGCTACGACGCGTCCGTCGACCTGGAGGACTACGACGTGGAGGTGCGGGTGGACGTCCGTGAGGACCAGTGCCTCGTGAGCGTCCAGCACACCCGCGAGGCCCTGAGCCGCCGGCAGCTGGAGGGCTACCAGCCCCGGGCCGCCCTCAAGGCGAACGTGGCCTACGCCCTCCTCCGCCTCGCCCACCTCGACGCCCCGCCCAGCGCGCTGCTCGACCCCTTCTGCGGCTCCGGTACCATCCTGCTGGAGGCCGCCGACCTGTGGGCCGACACGCAGTGCTACGGCAGCGACTGGAACGAGGAGGCCGTGTCGGGCGCCCGCACGAACGTCGACCTGGCGGGCCTGAGCGACCACATTGCGATTCGGAAGGGCGACGTGTGGCAGCTCGCCGACACGTTCGCGGACGTGACGGCCGACCTGATCGTCACCAATCCCCCCTTTGGCGTGCGCATGGCCAGCAGCATGGACTTTTATCCCTTCTACCGGCGCGTCCTGGGACAGATGGCCGAGGTGCTACGGCCCGGCGGCCTCGTGGTCATGCTGGTGCTGCGGCAGGGCCCCTTCAACACAGTCCTCGACGAGTCCGATCGGTTCGCCAGCCGTCACGTGCGGGCCATCGAGATCGGGGGGCTGTATCCGTACGTCTTCGTGCTCGAACGCCTGTAGGCCGGCCGTGCCCCCACCAGGGCCGCGTAGCCGGCCTCATCAAGACCCGCCGTGTTCGGCTCGGTCTGGCGCCCACCGGCGCCCCTCCCAAAAATCGTCAGCGTAAATCGTCAGCGTACTCCGCACCGGCTCGCTTCCATGCACCTGCACCTCTCCCCCGTGTCCCCTCTCGTTTCGTCCCACGGCCGGCCGCCGGCCCGCCCCAGTAGCGCTCACACTGCCGTCCTGGCCGTCGGCCTGCTCTTGCTGGCGGGGCTGGTGGCCCCACAGGCCTCCCCGGCCCAGCCGGCCTCCCCCCCGGCGGCAAACGCCCTTCTCCAGAGCGACTCCAGCGCGATGATTCCGGTCGTCGAGCGGTTCGCCGAGGACCGCGCGGCCCTTCGCCGCCGCTACGACGCCGCAGGGCCGACGCGGTGGGCGCGGATGCGGACGTTTTACACCCGGTGGCTCGACGAACTGGACGCCGTCCGCTTCGATCGGCTCGGCGTGGAGGGGCGCATCGACCACGTGCTCCTCCAAAACGAGATCCAGGGGGCGCTGCACCGGCTGGACCGGACGGAGCGCCGCCACGCCGAGATGGAGCGGTACCTGCCCTTCGCCTCCACGATCACGTCCCTCTACTACCGGTGGCGGGCAGACCCTGCCCTCGACCCGCGCGCCGCGGCCGACACGCTGGCTGCCCTCCGAGACACGATCGAACACGTCCGGGAGCGCCTCTCGGAGCAGAGCATCGATACAGCATCGGAGCGTGTCGTGGCCCACCGGGCGGCCACCGCCGTCAGGGACCTCCGCGGTAATGTGCGGGAGTGGTATGAGTTTTACGACGGCTACCATCCTAAATTTACCTGGTGGGCGGAGACCCCGTACGAGGCCGTCCAGGACGACCTGGAGGCATACGCACAGTTTCTCCGCCGGGAGATTGTGGGCGTTGAGGAGGGGGCGGCCGATCCCCTCATCGGGGACCCGATTGGGGCCGAGGCGCTCAAGACGGCCCTCCGGCACGCCATGATTCCGTACTCGCCGAAGGAGCTGATCGCCCTGGCCGAGCAGGAGCTCGAGTGGGGCCGGCGGCAGATGCGGGCGGCGGCCCGGGAGATGGGGCACGGGGACGACTGGCGTGCCGCCCTGAAAGCGGTGAAGAGCCGTCACGTGGCGCCGGGCCAGCAGCCAACACTCGCCCGGGACCTGGCCGAGGAGGCCGTGTCGTTTCTTCGGGATCGGAATCTGGTGACGATTCCCCCGATGGCCGAGGAGGTTTGGCGCATGCAGATGCTGTCCCCCGAGAGGCAGCGCATCGCGCCGTACTTCCTGGGCGGCGAAGTCGTCCGGGTGGCCTTTCCCGCGCAGAAGATGTCCCACGAGAACAAGCTGATGAGCATTCGGGGCAACAACCGGCACTTCTCCCGGGCGGTCGTCCACCACGAACTCATTCCGGGCCACCACCTGCAGGGCTTCATGACGGACCGGTACAACGCCCACCGCGACCTGTTCGCCACGCCGTTTTGGGGCGAGGGGTGGGCCCTCTACTGGGAGATGCAGCTCTGGGACCTCGGCTTTCCCCAATCGCCGGCGGACCGGATTGGGATGCTGTTCTGGCGGAACCACCGGGCGGCGCGCATCCTCTTCTCCCTCCGCTTTCACCTGGGGACGATGTCGGGGCCGGAGGCCGTGGACTTCCTGGTGCGGGAGGTCGGGCACGAGCGGGCCAACGCAAGGGCGGAGGTGCGGCGCTCCATCATCGGCACGTATCCCCCGCTGTACCAGGCCGCCTACATGCTCGGCGGCCTCCAATTCCGTGCGCTCCACGAGGAGCTCGTCGAGAACGGCGACCTGTCCGACCGCGCATTTCACGACCGGATTCTGCGGGGCGGGCGCATGCCGGTCGAGATGGTGCGCGCCCGGCTCCAGCAGCGGCGCCTCCCGAAAGACTACACGCCGCACTGGCGGTTCGCCGGGGCTCCGCAGGCGGAGTAGCGTGCCGCAGGGGCCGCAGGCCCGCCCTGGTCTGTTCGGATGAGATCCCCCCTGCGTCCTGCGGCGGTTAACATTCCAGCCCCCGCGTTCGATAACTGTTGTGGACCATAGGTCTTGCCCGCCGACGGCCTCGGAGGGCGACCTCCACCGGCCCGCGACCAGTTCACTCTAGGGGGGCGGGACCCACCGCATGCACCCAAACAACCTCGTGGCGGCGTGATGACTGCGTTTCTCGACTTCTTCCTGCCAGACGCCCTCCCTGAACATTCTGATCAGCGACGGAAGGCGCGCCTGACGCTGTCAATCACGCTTCTCATCATCGGGGCCTGCCTCGCCTACACCGGGGCGCACTACCGATGGGCGTTTTGGAGCGGGATTCCTGTGCTTCTGGGCGCGGCGGCCCTCCTAGCGGGGGTCCCGATTGCCCTGCGCCAGGGCGCCGCCCCGTCCCTCATGGCGAAGGTGACCGCCGTGGTGATGCTGGGGCTCATCACACTGCTCACAGTTCGCTCCGGGGGGACCGCGTCCACGTCGGCCCCCTGGTTCATGGTCGCGCCGCTGATTGGACTTCTGCTCGCGGAGCAGTGGTTTGCCGTTCTCCTTACGGTGGTGAGCATCGCGGAGCTGTCCGTCATCTACGGCCTCGAACTGAGCGGCTACGCCTTCCCGACGCCCATGTCCGAATCCATGGCCGGCGAGTCGCTCTTTTTCTCCTACGTCGGCCTCATCACCGTCGTGCTCCTCATCGCACGGGTGTTCAAGCAGGAACAGGGCCGCGCGCTGCGGCGGGCCGAGTCCGCCGTGGAGGAGGCCAAGGCGCAGAAGCAGGAGACCGAGGAGATGGCCGAGCGACTCAAGCAGCAAAAAGACTCCGTCGAGGAGCAGGTGGAGGAGGCCACCCGGGAGCTTCAGGCACAGAAGGAGGCGCTCGCCCGCCACACGAGCGAGATGCTCGACGCGATGAACCGGTTTGCCGACGGGGACCTCAGTGTTCGGGTCGACACGGACCGCGACGACGAGATTGGCGATCTCTTCGACGGGTTCAACCGGGCGGTCGCGAGCGTCCGGCAGACCCTCGTCTCCGTCCGCGACGCGGCCGAGGAGACCGCCCGAACGACCGAGGAGATCAGCGCCTCTTCCGAGCAGATGGCGACCG
This window encodes:
- a CDS encoding family 10 glycosylhydrolase — its product is MPERRTFLKTLGAGALGAAATGFSTPPARVPSASTNASDPSGPDSAPTNWVWMTPELDVSPDEWRRRFERLRAHNIDAILPQVYTNSAAYYGSDFLPVEGEWLETILPPAKEVGLEVHGWMVSMPCTIPEIVNQHKEWFVVNRNGESAVDNPAYVDYYKFTCPNRPGAQDFIERRVEEITSIDGLDGIHFDYIRFPDVIIAEALQPKYGIVQHEEQAPYDYCYCEACRSKFERDHGAAPHDLEDPTTSTAWRLFRYESITDLVNDRLIPIARENGKAVSAATFPNWEAVRQRWHHWDLDYVHPMLYHNFYHAGANWVRDETRAGIERLRGQGRSTRLYSGLNVGAVAPGGLERLIEKAHAGDASGITLFAAGSMNDALWTAFAEATSKA
- a CDS encoding amidohydrolase family protein is translated as MASFPIQRWTLAFLFLLGVGPVAAQPTALVGPTALNPADSTVIEDATVLWEGGRIAAVGPSSEVAVPPGATVHEMPDKYVIPGLVDGHVHFFQSGGLYTRPDVIDLRAERPYAEELRRIKERLPDTFRRYLRSGITSVVDVGGPMWNLDVRARADTAAVAPTVVTAGPLLSSVARPSLDEGDPPILQITTPEAARKEVRDQIMAGVDLIKIWYIVGGDETPADYRPVVEATIDEAHNAGIRVAVHATALATARAAVEAGADILVHSVSDQPVDDAFVQLLRENDVLYTPTLVVGERYGETFAQQLDLTLAEHRIGQKDVISSLTDLRTLPDSLVPTGLRRRIRQAPTVPSDTTAMRNLKRLHEAGIDVVAGTDAGNIGTPHGPALVREFELMRTAGLTPREILATATAGGARLMGRDDLGRIGDGMMADLVVLNRDPFADIKHVMSIHRVVKEGRLYAPDRLVPRTPAEVVFQLHNAYNTHDPGAFLDALADDVKVYRPPNTLVMEGRDTLATQYRPLLEGATNLHSEFHYHTTVGPTFTAHETIRNLPGRETPLSQVLLYRVTDGAIDRAWLVQEE
- a CDS encoding type II toxin-antitoxin system death-on-curing family toxin — its product is MYCHGIVRNHPFVDGNTRTGLLTVRAFLARNGYPFGPDEAEMVQIVEQVAAGETSEDELARWIE
- a CDS encoding TlpA family protein disulfide reductase, coding for MPDSDRDRSPWHTVWAYTKAYWHWPVLLVMGIYVYQQYMPSIDLADEGRPAPTVAAETLAGDRFRLEDHRGTVVVVNVWATWCPPCRVEMPGFVDLQREFADAGVQFVGIAVDRDGADAVRPFVEKQGINFPQIANPAVAARHFPGEAVPRTYLIDKQGRIRYEHSGVILKWALDDALARLVDETRPEKSEP
- a CDS encoding peroxiredoxin family protein, which encodes MLSFSFPNWVGSFAAGLLVVGGLVALVMAEQPASPAQTTGGDTAQDAPNFALNTLDGDTFRLGDHRGEVIVLNFWATWCPPCRREIPDFVSLQNDLGDRGLQFVGVALERSAGPEEVRAFAEKMNINYPIGLGDGAIAEKYGGVRGLPMTFVIGPDGQIRKHIPGMTTEDRIRPLLEALLRETL
- a CDS encoding methyltransferase domain-containing protein; the protein is MPSPSPVTSLRSSGRTPLLFTVNMGLEDVVVDEFRERAAAAGLNVINTDDAPFGLQSYALVGVDAAPDDVLDVARRMRLVHHVLAPLYTFTLPADGEDALQAIHDTVATLDVDAMETADTFRASSVRQGEHDFTSVDVQTRAGGALDARYDASVDLEDYDVEVRVDVREDQCLVSVQHTREALSRRQLEGYQPRAALKANVAYALLRLAHLDAPPSALLDPFCGSGTILLEAADLWADTQCYGSDWNEEAVSGARTNVDLAGLSDHIAIRKGDVWQLADTFADVTADLIVTNPPFGVRMASSMDFYPFYRRVLGQMAEVLRPGGLVVMLVLRQGPFNTVLDESDRFASRHVRAIEIGGLYPYVFVLERL
- a CDS encoding DUF885 domain-containing protein, with the translated sequence MSPLVSSHGRPPARPSSAHTAVLAVGLLLLAGLVAPQASPAQPASPPAANALLQSDSSAMIPVVERFAEDRAALRRRYDAAGPTRWARMRTFYTRWLDELDAVRFDRLGVEGRIDHVLLQNEIQGALHRLDRTERRHAEMERYLPFASTITSLYYRWRADPALDPRAAADTLAALRDTIEHVRERLSEQSIDTASERVVAHRAATAVRDLRGNVREWYEFYDGYHPKFTWWAETPYEAVQDDLEAYAQFLRREIVGVEEGAADPLIGDPIGAEALKTALRHAMIPYSPKELIALAEQELEWGRRQMRAAAREMGHGDDWRAALKAVKSRHVAPGQQPTLARDLAEEAVSFLRDRNLVTIPPMAEEVWRMQMLSPERQRIAPYFLGGEVVRVAFPAQKMSHENKLMSIRGNNRHFSRAVVHHELIPGHHLQGFMTDRYNAHRDLFATPFWGEGWALYWEMQLWDLGFPQSPADRIGMLFWRNHRAARILFSLRFHLGTMSGPEAVDFLVREVGHERANARAEVRRSIIGTYPPLYQAAYMLGGLQFRALHEELVENGDLSDRAFHDRILRGGRMPVEMVRARLQQRRLPKDYTPHWRFAGAPQAE
- a CDS encoding methyl-accepting chemotaxis protein, encoding MTAFLDFFLPDALPEHSDQRRKARLTLSITLLIIGACLAYTGAHYRWAFWSGIPVLLGAAALLAGVPIALRQGAAPSLMAKVTAVVMLGLITLLTVRSGGTASTSAPWFMVAPLIGLLLAEQWFAVLLTVVSIAELSVIYGLELSGYAFPTPMSESMAGESLFFSYVGLITVVLLIARVFKQEQGRALRRAESAVEEAKAQKQETEEMAERLKQQKDSVEEQVEEATRELQAQKEALARHTSEMLDAMNRFADGDLSVRVDTDRDDEIGDLFDGFNRAVASVRQTLVSVRDAAEETARTTEEISASSEQMATAAEQQSAQAEEVAAAVEQMNQTISENARSVQRAAEATRDAAQQAERSGEIVAEATQQIRQIAEGARATADTIEGVGDASEEIIQIVDTIDEIAGQTNLLALNAAIEAARAGDEAAGQTGQGFAVVAEEVRELAEEADAATTEIEQMVQGTTGEIEDAVGAARRSSQRAQQGLELAGEADSALDDVAAAIDRAQQKADEIAAASEEQSTTSNEIARSVQSISTAARESAAGVTQVSDSAEDLEATVQRLRASVETFELGRGDRTSPSPRPAHPPHSTEDRADDASAAGPHADPARPAMSSTGD